The following proteins are encoded in a genomic region of Oncorhynchus masou masou isolate Uvic2021 chromosome 32, UVic_Omas_1.1, whole genome shotgun sequence:
- the LOC135526050 gene encoding 14-3-3 protein beta/alpha-1-like translates to MDKTDLIQKAKLAEQAERYDDMAASMKEVTEQGGELSNEERNLLSVAYKNVVGARRSAWRVISSIGQKTEGSDKKLAMVNEYREKVEGELRDICNDVLELLNKYLIENSTNAESKVFYLKMKGDYYRYLAEVASGDDKTATIENSQEAYQQAFDISKKEMDPTHPIRLGLALNFSVFFYEILNSPEKACSLAKQAFDDAIAELDKLNEESYKDSTLIMQLLRDNLTLWTSDNAPEEGEGGEAGEAGENEN, encoded by the exons atggaTAAAACGGATCTTATTCAGAAGGCCAAGTTGGCAGAGCAAGCCGAGCGCTACGATGACATGGCTGCCTCCATGAAGGAGGTAACGGAGCAGGGGGGCGAGCTGTCAAACGAGGAGAGGAACCTGCTATCTGTCGCATACAAGAACGTTGTCGGAGCACGGCGGTCGGCATGGAGGGTCATCTCCAGCATCGGACAGAAGACCGAGGGAAGCGACAAGAAGCTCGCAATGGTCAACGAATACCGGGAGAAAGTGGAGGGAGAGCTGAGAGATATCTGCAATGACGTACTG GAACTTCTGAATAAATATTTAATTGAGAACTCCACAAACGCCGAAAGCAAAGTCTTCTATCTTAAGATGAAGGGGGACTACTATAGATACCTTGCTGAAGTCGCCTCCGGGGATGACAAGACAG CGACCATAGAGAACTCTCAGGAGGCTTATCAGCAGGCGTTTGACATCAGCAAGAAGGAGATGGACCCCACGCATCCCATCCGCCTGGGCCTGGCCCTCAACTTCTCAGTCTTCTTCTACGAGATCCTCAACTCCCCAGAGAAGGCCTGCTCACTGGCCAAACAG GCATTTGACGACGCCATCGCAGAGCTGGACAAGCTGAACGAGGAGTCCTACAAAGACAGCACTCTCATCATGCAGCTGCTCAGAGACAACCTGACA TTATGGACATCCGACAACGCTCCCGAGGAAGGGGAAGGCGGAGAAGCCGGCGAGGCCGGAGAGAACGAGAACTGA